AGCGTCGGGATGACGTACGCGATGTAGAGGCCGATGACGGCGATGGAGGTGACGGCCGCGTACGCGGTCACGTTGATCAGGTACGGCAGGCCCAGCAGCAGCGCGCCGCCGGCCGCCAGCCAGACCGCCGCGACGGGCGTGCGGGTGCGCGGGCTGACCGTGTGCCAGAGGTGGGAGTACGGCAGCGCCCCGTCCCGCGAGAACGCGTAGATCATGCGGCTGTTGGCCGTCACCGACGCCATCCCGCAGAACAACTGGGCGCCGATGACCACCAGCAACAGCAGCTTCCCGGCGGTCGCGCCGAGCGCGTCGAGCAGGATCTGGGCGGGCGGCGCGCCGGTCGGGGACTCGAGGGCGGCGGAGTAGGACTGGATGGCGTAGGTGAAGCCGAGCAGCAGGACGAAGCCGGCGATCCACGACGTCCAGATGGACTGCACGATGCCCTTCGGGCCGGCCGTCGACGCGTCGTGCGTCTCCTCCGTCATGTGGGCGGAGGCGTCGTAGCCGGTGAAGGTGTACTGGGCCATCAGCAGGCCCAGCAGGACGACGTACACGCCGCTGCCCCAGCCCGTGTTGTTGACGAACTCGCCGAACACGAAGGACGTCGACTGGTGCGTGTCGGGGACGAAGGCCAGCGCCCCGACGATGACCCCCACGCCCAGCACGTGCCACCACACGCTCACGCTGTTCAGCAGCGCCACGATGCGCACCCCGAAGGTGTTCAGCAGGCCGTGCAGGACCAGGATCCCGGCGAAGAGGAGGACCGTGCGGCCCGGTGTCACCTCGAAGTCGAACTGGAGGTTCAGATACGCGCCGAGGAAGGACGCGGCCCCGAAGTCGATGCCGGCGGTCACCGCGACCTGCCCCAGCACGTTGAACCAGCCCGTGAACCAGGCCCAGGCGGCGGCGGTCCGGCCGGGGGCCAGCTTGTGGGCCCAGAAGTACAGGCCCGCCGACGTCGGGTACGCCGAACAGATCTCGGCCATCGACAACCCGACGAAGAGCGTCATCAGCCCGACCGCGACCCAGCCCCACATGATCACCGCTGGTCCGCCCGTGTTCATGCCGAACAGATACAGCGTCAGACAGCCCGACAGGACCGAGATGATCGTGAAGG
The Streptomyces sp. NBC_01485 genome window above contains:
- a CDS encoding amino acid permease: MTDDAIVSGRSSEGLSDEERLAQLGYTQVLARRMSAFSNYAVSFTIISVLSGCLTLYLFGMNTGGPAVIMWGWVAVGLMTLFVGLSMAEICSAYPTSAGLYFWAHKLAPGRTAAAWAWFTGWFNVLGQVAVTAGIDFGAASFLGAYLNLQFDFEVTPGRTVLLFAGILVLHGLLNTFGVRIVALLNSVSVWWHVLGVGVIVGALAFVPDTHQSTSFVFGEFVNNTGWGSGVYVVLLGLLMAQYTFTGYDASAHMTEETHDASTAGPKGIVQSIWTSWIAGFVLLLGFTYAIQSYSAALESPTGAPPAQILLDALGATAGKLLLLVVIGAQLFCGMASVTANSRMIYAFSRDGALPYSHLWHTVSPRTRTPVAAVWLAAGGALLLGLPYLINVTAYAAVTSIAVIGLYIAYVIPTLLRVRKGEAFERGPWHLGRWSKAIGVVSVAWVAVITVLFMLPQVSPVTWETFNYAPIAVLVVLGSAGAWWQLSARHWFLNPEHARTVAREAARAGTAAGTGKPR